From a single Acidobacteriota bacterium genomic region:
- a CDS encoding PQQ-dependent sugar dehydrogenase — translation MADVLPKDYRMEPVMRGLTRPSAMALAPDGRIFYLERTTGNVRVIRNGKLLSNNYIHVDVSTTAEEGLLGIVLHPDFQKNGYLYIYYTQLSPKTNRIVRYVDQGSNGSSATVILDNIGSAAGGNNNGGGLVFGNDGKLYATVGDMESSGDAQLLSSLKGKVLRMNDDGTAPADNPYPGEPYPYSLIYSIGFRNPTDIAMNKNVGTIYDTDAYDGTTQCDETNVVKSGTNYGWDVEFCQGSSYEPALHSLDPMNISGLSPYLGSKYPGFENNLFIAGETDGKIVRDVLSGSAYDTFSSTASFYDSPSGTECPIVVKDLTDGRDSWLYAVSDDSTSSRAGIYRVIRDQYGYTNAKPREVSNTPYLNMTLAKDGSGLRLWWEDLKKDVWTCSDANKDGNCDAAGSKTKRYTIWQGTLNSPFSYTHTKLAETEGDGTSQNDALRSYGIGSMPSGNVYYLVSGRGANLEGTAGYKTGGAERPGYSSTESEICNAIGWGETLGKCTNDWAHTYPDQDGNMRSIHEFRGKAVFITMMQYG, via the coding sequence TTGGCCGACGTCCTGCCGAAGGATTACAGGATGGAGCCAGTTATGAGAGGGCTCACAAGGCCTTCGGCCATGGCTCTCGCACCTGATGGAAGGATATTCTATCTTGAGAGGACAACGGGGAACGTCAGGGTAATCAGGAACGGGAAGCTTCTCTCCAACAACTACATACACGTCGATGTTTCCACGACAGCGGAAGAAGGGCTTCTTGGAATTGTACTGCATCCTGATTTCCAGAAAAACGGTTACCTCTATATCTATTACACGCAGCTTTCTCCCAAGACAAACCGGATCGTCAGATATGTTGATCAGGGATCGAATGGGAGCAGCGCAACGGTGATTCTCGATAATATCGGTTCAGCCGCAGGAGGAAACAACAACGGCGGTGGACTAGTCTTCGGAAACGATGGGAAGCTCTACGCCACCGTCGGGGACATGGAAAGCAGCGGTGATGCGCAGTTACTCTCATCCCTGAAAGGAAAAGTCCTGAGGATGAATGATGATGGAACGGCTCCTGCTGATAACCCCTATCCAGGTGAACCATATCCTTATTCTTTAATCTATTCCATCGGATTCAGGAATCCTACGGATATCGCCATGAACAAGAATGTCGGCACGATCTATGATACTGATGCCTACGATGGAACGACACAGTGCGATGAGACCAACGTTGTCAAATCAGGGACCAACTATGGCTGGGATGTCGAATTCTGTCAGGGCTCTTCCTATGAACCGGCACTTCATTCTCTCGATCCCATGAACATCTCGGGGTTGTCTCCTTACCTGGGTTCAAAATACCCTGGATTTGAGAACAATCTATTCATTGCAGGAGAGACGGATGGGAAGATCGTCAGAGACGTTCTCTCCGGCTCCGCTTACGATACATTCTCATCCACGGCCAGTTTCTATGACTCTCCTTCGGGAACGGAATGCCCGATCGTCGTAAAGGACCTCACCGATGGCAGGGATAGCTGGCTGTATGCTGTTTCCGATGATTCCACCTCCTCAAGGGCCGGAATCTACCGGGTCATCCGCGACCAGTATGGTTATACCAATGCAAAGCCAAGAGAAGTTTCAAATACCCCTTATCTAAACATGACACTGGCAAAGGATGGTTCGGGCCTGAGGCTCTGGTGGGAAGACCTTAAGAAAGACGTCTGGACATGCTCTGATGCCAATAAAGATGGAAACTGCGACGCTGCTGGTTCTAAGACGAAAAGATATACGATATGGCAGGGAACTCTGAACTCTCCTTTCTCCTACACTCATACAAAGCTGGCGGAGACGGAGGGTGATGGAACCTCCCAGAACGATGCGCTCCGCTCGTATGGAATCGGCTCTATGCCTTCAGGAAACGTTTACTATCTCGTTTCTGGAAGAGGAGCGAACCTGGAAGGAACGGCAGGTTATAAAACAGGGGGAGCCGAAAGACCGGGTTACAGCTCAACAGAATCCGAGATCTGCAACGCCATCGGCTGGGGTGAAACATTAGGGAAATGCACGAATGACTGGGCTCACACGTATCCTGACCAAGATGGCAACATGCGCTCCATTCATGAATTCCGTGGCAAAGCCGTTTTCATCACCATGATGCAATACGGGTGA
- a CDS encoding TonB-dependent receptor — protein sequence MKKNLLSLPILSIIVVFALIPAFADDPRPLESDGKESKEQPATEENQEQNERKPAENLMAILSGESGVRVAQMCTNCNVANVTMCGQTGDRVQVWKDGMPVMGGLGAIYILSVIPPVGVDRTEVNRGAGSALTGSEAAIGALEITTKASSPDPMLYYEANLGSFDGSTQKIFASGTLGKWGGELTFTHSQSDGIDANGDKVFDLGAFRRFTYDASVTFDITKNMDVRFTALYYNEEQRENKGGYSGASFPIDLGHFHKEDVDIRRSEFLLGWDYTTSNLMRFSFRTLYSNRNQNTTDDDAYTQQPYMEVDETTRLAELRFDTPLFTKHLLMAGLTYRNFDVDGISYKLDPPFFLPQEAHDFIHQRGAFAQMTLSLPARMELTAGTRYDDYELYGSRFSPRMKLTWKATSKFSVAFSAGGAFLAPRPIFERVCCGARIQSSYYTKPEISRNMLLDLNYLPMPWINLRGTFFRNDFKDYLQRLAVFANSNYIPNYALVNFPDVYIQGGEIGMDIRPMERFTISASYTKLKATSGRDTQTYFTMEIPGQEEPFRFPLTLLPAGKMPLQAENSGSATIKWDDSQRNFQVMAQAQYTGSLLIQELPAFGVVKDFKETPDFWVYNFRVQHRIYKHLSGYAGVDNITDEYQNWLDDPRYEFNWGPLRGRYIYAGILLDL from the coding sequence ATGAAGAAAAATCTATTATCTCTTCCCATCCTGAGTATTATCGTTGTCTTTGCATTAATCCCGGCTTTTGCGGATGATCCCCGGCCGTTAGAATCCGATGGCAAGGAAAGTAAGGAACAACCGGCAACTGAGGAGAACCAGGAACAGAACGAGCGGAAACCCGCGGAAAACCTGATGGCGATTCTTTCCGGAGAAAGCGGGGTGCGTGTAGCGCAGATGTGTACTAACTGCAACGTCGCCAACGTGACGATGTGCGGTCAAACCGGAGACAGGGTTCAGGTATGGAAGGATGGTATGCCGGTGATGGGTGGATTGGGTGCCATCTACATCCTTTCCGTCATCCCGCCAGTTGGTGTCGATCGGACCGAAGTGAACCGCGGAGCGGGTTCTGCTCTCACCGGTAGTGAGGCTGCTATCGGTGCTCTAGAGATCACTACGAAAGCATCGAGCCCGGACCCGATGCTTTACTATGAAGCCAATCTGGGAAGCTTCGACGGCTCGACCCAGAAAATCTTCGCCTCTGGAACGCTGGGGAAATGGGGTGGTGAATTGACATTCACCCACAGCCAGTCCGATGGGATCGACGCCAACGGCGATAAGGTTTTTGATCTCGGGGCGTTCAGGCGCTTCACCTATGATGCGAGTGTGACTTTTGACATTACTAAGAATATGGATGTGCGCTTCACTGCTCTCTACTACAATGAAGAGCAGAGAGAGAACAAGGGAGGGTACAGCGGAGCTTCCTTCCCGATCGACCTCGGTCATTTTCACAAGGAGGATGTGGACATCCGGAGGTCCGAGTTTTTGCTCGGATGGGATTACACAACCTCTAACCTTATGAGATTTTCGTTCAGAACTCTATATTCCAACCGCAACCAGAACACTACAGACGACGATGCTTACACTCAGCAGCCTTACATGGAAGTGGACGAAACTACCCGGCTTGCAGAGCTTCGCTTCGATACTCCTCTCTTCACGAAGCATCTACTCATGGCGGGGCTGACATACAGGAATTTTGACGTAGACGGTATATCATATAAACTGGATCCTCCCTTCTTCCTGCCACAGGAGGCGCACGATTTTATTCATCAGAGAGGCGCGTTTGCGCAGATGACGCTGTCTCTCCCGGCACGGATGGAGTTAACGGCAGGTACACGATACGATGATTACGAGCTTTATGGTTCCCGATTCTCACCGCGCATGAAACTGACCTGGAAAGCGACTTCCAAATTCTCAGTTGCATTCTCGGCGGGGGGTGCTTTCCTTGCGCCACGCCCCATCTTCGAGAGGGTATGCTGCGGCGCGCGAATACAGAGCAGTTACTATACGAAACCTGAGATCTCCCGCAACATGCTCCTCGACCTGAACTATCTTCCTATGCCCTGGATCAACCTAAGAGGAACGTTCTTCAGGAATGACTTTAAAGACTACCTGCAAAGGCTGGCGGTATTTGCGAATTCCAACTACATTCCGAACTATGCCCTGGTTAACTTTCCGGATGTCTACATACAGGGGGGAGAGATCGGAATGGACATCCGTCCAATGGAAAGGTTCACAATCAGTGCAAGCTACACGAAGCTAAAAGCAACGAGCGGTCGCGACACACAGACATACTTCACCATGGAGATTCCAGGCCAAGAGGAACCGTTCCGGTTTCCACTAACTCTGCTGCCTGCCGGCAAGATGCCCCTCCAGGCAGAAAACTCCGGAAGCGCCACCATAAAGTGGGATGACTCGCAGCGAAACTTCCAGGTAATGGCTCAAGCACAGTACACAGGTTCATTGCTCATCCAAGAATTGCCTGCATTCGGAGTCGTGAAAGACTTCAAAGAGACGCCGGATTTCTGGGTTTATAATTTCAGGGTCCAGCACAGAATTTATAAGCATCTTTCAGGATATGCCGGAGTGGACAACATCACCGATGAGTACCAGAACTGGCTCGATGACCCGAGATATGAGTTCAACTGGGGTCCACTGCGCGGTCGATACATTTATGCTGGCATCCTGCTGGATTTGTAG
- a CDS encoding thioredoxin fold domain-containing protein, whose translation MNKKRNRLFPATILLSIFSIAFASGIYEACLAMANEARASNEILWLEDFGKTLDAAKKDNRLMMVAFYTSWCVFCKKLDREVFTDPRVVELSKEIVCAKLDAEIQRVAATRYRPAGFPTIIFAIPDGTEVFRISGYRTPDEFYSVMKIFKEKGFEISQWHDIIKKNPKETFALKSLGRIYLDLGLSGEAVQYLNNAKKSLTEVAKDATKKATPTGSSDEMATNEAPLNIEAERNSISFFLGRAYLGAGEHKKALKIFQGLIDDNPESLELPDYYLELGRVYLFWGKKDKAKEIFASLTKQYPDSIAAKKVAGLFNHP comes from the coding sequence ATGAACAAAAAAAGAAATAGGCTATTCCCGGCAACAATTCTTCTCAGCATTTTCTCGATTGCTTTTGCATCTGGAATCTATGAAGCCTGCCTCGCAATGGCTAATGAAGCGAGGGCTTCCAATGAGATTCTCTGGCTTGAAGATTTCGGCAAGACGCTTGATGCTGCAAAAAAGGATAATCGTCTGATGATGGTTGCTTTTTACACCTCCTGGTGCGTCTTCTGCAAAAAGCTTGACAGAGAGGTCTTTACCGATCCGCGAGTAGTCGAACTCTCGAAAGAGATCGTCTGCGCCAAGCTTGATGCCGAGATCCAGAGAGTGGCGGCCACGCGCTATCGACCCGCCGGCTTTCCTACCATCATCTTTGCGATCCCGGACGGGACAGAGGTTTTCCGGATAAGTGGTTACCGCACACCCGATGAATTTTACTCCGTAATGAAGATTTTCAAGGAGAAAGGATTCGAGATCAGCCAGTGGCACGACATCATCAAGAAGAATCCGAAAGAAACTTTCGCTCTAAAATCTCTCGGAAGAATCTATCTCGACCTGGGGTTGAGCGGCGAGGCGGTCCAGTACCTCAACAATGCCAAGAAATCGCTCACCGAAGTGGCAAAGGATGCCACCAAAAAGGCAACGCCGACAGGAAGTTCGGATGAAATGGCTACTAACGAAGCACCTTTGAACATAGAGGCCGAGAGAAATAGCATCTCTTTTTTTCTCGGTCGAGCCTACCTCGGAGCTGGCGAGCATAAGAAGGCCCTAAAGATATTCCAGGGGTTGATCGACGACAATCCGGAAAGCCTGGAGCTTCCCGATTACTATCTGGAACTCGGAAGAGTCTATCTCTTCTGGGGAAAAAAAGACAAGGCAAAAGAGATCTTCGCTTCCCTCACGAAACAATACCCTGACAGCATCGCTGCTAAGAAAGTAGCGGGCCTTTTCAATCACCCTTGA